In Chiloscyllium punctatum isolate Juve2018m chromosome 52, sChiPun1.3, whole genome shotgun sequence, a single genomic region encodes these proteins:
- the LOC140470913 gene encoding immunoglobulin superfamily member 1-like, with product MSCMAQFKCCSQSEEQPENYCLQTLWDCSKSLMQMGVLTTLLMFVASLDAQVFALPQPTMTLDPPLKIILPGEEFLLTCHFPLTRCNVDFYRNYTDPISSFVEVSHVATFQNREDRKSIGHNSYMCKYQKFFDNNKTWEYSRLSEPTEIIITDVIPKPTISLEPASGAVTVGGEVQINCTSSYPSHIARLYKNNSRIPILTKNVSDSDQTVTFTIEDLETLDSGEYSCSFAKTLQGTEYTSSRSDTVKLNVTYDISKPTIHMEPAFGAISVGGRVQITCNSSSPSIASHLYKKYVNKPFDIHNNSGSEWSVTFNMQDLVPAESGKFCCSFVKMANEEVYETLCSNFVNIVVTAELPKPTISVVPASGVVTVGDSVQINCSSNYPCQTSHLNKKYGKTPVATRQVSDSEVSVTYKMRDLEPKESGLYACHCLATVKGAVYKSPPSDFMEINITDILPTARISVHPPSGVVNRGNTIRLTCSGSILSSGGWYYLHPVGEQSLSRSVAGFVQFTSFHVLTRAGTWKYKCQYARKVNETKHYSPTSEPVLVTVRDRNGASNVYFSPLYLFGFVLLGSLIILLTE from the exons ATGTCCTGTATGGCACAATTCAAGTGCTGCTCTCAGTCAGAGGAACAGCCAGAAAACTATTGCCTCCAAACGTTGTGGGATTGTTCGAAATCTCTTATGCAGATGGGAGTCTTAACAACTCTGCTGATGTTTG TGGCCTCGCTGGATGCTCAAGTCT TTGCACTACCCCAACCAACCATGACCCTGGACCCACCACTGAAGATAATTCTGCCAGGAGAAGAGTTTTTATTGACCTGCCATTTCCCTCTCACGCGCTGCAATGTTGACTTCTACAGGAATTACACTGATCCAATCTCGTCTTTCGTTGAGGTGAGCCACGTTGCGACCTTCCAGAATCGGGAGGACAGGAAATCAATAGGACACAATTCTTACATGTGTAAATATCAAAAATTCTTCGACAACAACAAGACTTGGGAATATTCACGTCTCAGTGAGCCCACAGAGATAATCATAACAG ATGTAATTCCAAAACCCACGATCTCTCTAGAACCAGCCTCGGGTGCGGTGACAGTCGGGGGAGAAGTTCAAATCAACTGCACTAGCAGCTATCCAAGCCACATCGCCCGCCTGTACAAAAATAATAGCAGAATTCCTATATTAACCAAGAACGTATCAGACTCTGATCAGACAGTTACCTTCACCATTGAAGACCTTGAAACGCTGGATAGTGGAGAGTACAGCTGTAGTTTTGCGAAAACTTTACAAGGCACAGAATATACTTCATCCCGAAGTGACACTGTAAAGCTGAATGTTACAT ATGATATTTCAAAGCCAACGATACATATGGAGCCAGCCTTTGGTGCCATAAGTGTGGGTGGGCGAGTTCAAATTACCTGTAACTCCAGCTCGCCAAGCATCGCCTCTCATCTATACAAGAAATATGTCAACAAACCTTTTGATATTCACAATAACTCCGGATCCGAATGGTCAGTCACCTTCAACATGCAAGACCTTGTACCGGCTGAAAGTGGGAAGTTCTGCTGCAGTTTTGTGAAAATGGCAAATGAAGAGGTATATGAAACGTTATGTAGTAACTTTGTGAACATCGTTGTAACTG CTGAGCTACCAAAGCCAACAATATCCGTGGTGCCAGCTTCTGGTGTCGTCACAGTCGGGGACAGCGTTCAGATTAATTGTAGCAGCAACTACCCCTGTCAGACCTCTCATTTGAACAAGAAATATGGCAAGACACCTGTTGCTACACGGCAAGTGTCAGATTCTGAGGTATCAGTCACCTACAAAATGAGAGACCTTGAGCCAAAGGAGAGTGGGTTGTACGCCTGCCATTGCTTAGCTACTGTGAAAGGAGCAGTTTATAAATCACCCCCCAGTGACTTTATGGAGATCAATATAACTG ATATTCTCCCGACGGCCAGGATTTCTGTCCACCCACCGTCCGGGGTGGTCAATAGAGGGAATACAATACGTTTGACCTGCTCAGGATCCATTCTGAGCTCTGGTGGCTGGTATTATCTCCATCCAGTTGGCGAGCAGAGTCTTTCCAGATCGGTAGCCGGCTTTGTTCAATTCACTTCTTTCCACGTCCTAACAAGAGCTGGAACTTGGAAATACAAGTGCCAATATGCGAGAAAAGTAAATGAAACGAAGCATTATTCACCAACCAGCGAACCGGTGCTGGTGACAGTGAGAG ACCGGAACGGAGCATCCAATGTGTATTTTAGTCCTTTGTATCTGTTTGGCTTTGTCCTTCTTGGGAGTTTAATCATCCTGCTAACAGAATAA